One segment of Salvelinus alpinus chromosome 1, SLU_Salpinus.1, whole genome shotgun sequence DNA contains the following:
- the c1h16orf89 gene encoding UPF0764 protein C16orf89 homolog, which produces MARFVVEVFFVLVFSATNAAHEEVIDVILASLAKSASFLEQEHGNINLDGVVGYIILQAELKEAVRTWPHTDPLSWSQRTATVTLVKRLDQSLAKAVTELEKTDPKYYREFEPLLIWTFWSVPHEWSSTDPSLAYSSGRTMECYDETQSDKCMTLLLGTWKNNGTPCIVTKSCRDTMTRFGCPNYSLSHQLLYFMLGANRGCSAMLKGDMRTSRANLTERQYQGIFCSNMLKGNMDIIQKDFTGETQDIFIENILLCGLAGFSDFLKVDWLQHILRLQDQEVGCFTQPHRRVKRRERMLKDGCSSHITGVSVSALGGYLNYYLTEQDITKRPLT; this is translated from the exons ATGGCTAGGTTTGTAGTAGAGGTGTTTTTTGTCCTTGTTTTCTCCGCCACCAATGCGGCGCATGAGGAGGTCATTGATGTGATTCTAGCCAGCCTCGCCAAAAGCGCATCGTTCCTGGAGCAAGAGCACGGTAACATCAACCTAGACGGAGTGGTCGGGTACATCATCCTGCAGG CGGAGTTGAAGGAAGCAGTGAGAACTTGGCCCCACACTGACCCTCTGAGCTGGTCTCAGCGCACCGCTACTGTCACCCTGGTCAAGAGGTTGGACCAGAGCCTGGCTAAGGCTGTCACTGAGCTGGAGAAGACTGACCCCAAATACTACAGAG agTTTGAGCCTCTGTTGATCTGGACCTTCTGGTCAGTACCTCATGAGTGGAGCTCCACAGATCCCTCTCTGGCCTACTCCTCCGGTCGTACCATGGAGTGTTACGATGAGACACAGAGCGACAAGTGTATGACCCTGCTTCTGGGaacatg GAAGAACAACGGGACTCCTTGCATCGTGACCAAGTCATGTCGTGACACAATGACGAGGTTTGGATGTCCTAactactccctctctcaccaGCTGCTCTACTTCATGCTGGGAGCCaat AGAGGTTGTTCTGCCATGTTGAAGGGGGACATGCGTACGTCGCGTGCTAACCTAACAGAGAGACAGTACCAGGGGATATTCTGCTCCAACATGCTGAAGGGAAACATGGACATCATACAGAAGGACTTCACCGGGGAGACCCAGGACATCTTCATCGAAAACA tACTGCTGTGTGGATTGGCTGGTTTCTCTGACTTTCTCAAAGTTGATTGGCTGCAGCACATTCTGAGGCTGCAGGATCAGGAAGTGGGATGTTTTACACAGCCCCACAGaagagtgaagaggagagagagaatgttgaAGG atGGCTGTTCCAGTCACATAACAGGCGTGTCAGTGAGCGCTCTGGGAGGATACCTCAACTACTACCTGACAGAGCAGGACATCACCAAGAGACCACTCACCTGA